From Gemmatimonadota bacterium, a single genomic window includes:
- the sufB gene encoding Fe-S cluster assembly protein SufB translates to MEAIETLAQQEYKEGWVTDIEMETAPPGLNEDIIRFISAKKKEPEFLLEWRLKAYRHWLTMKEPNWQYMAYPPVDYQDIVYYAAPKNTPQYNSLDEVDPELLATYDKLGIPLEEQKVLAGVAVDAVFDSVSVHTTFKDKLAELGIIFCSFSEAAQEHPDLVEKYLGTVVPYRDNYFATMNSAVFSDGSFCYIPPGVRCPMELSTYFRINTAGTGQFERTLIIADEGSYVSYLEGCTAPMRDENQLHAAVVELVALKDAQIKYSTVQNWYPGDEQGKGGVYNFVTKRGACKGDNSKISWTQVETGSAITWKYPSVILQGDHSIGEFYSVALTRNKQVADTGTKMIHVGKNSRSTVVSKGISAGNGQNVYRGRIQVLKKADGARNYTQCDSMLIGDRCGAHTFPYIDVGNNSASVEHEASTARISEDQLFYCKTRGISTEDAISMIINGFCKEVFQELPMEFAVEAKKLLGISLEGSVG, encoded by the coding sequence ATGGAAGCCATCGAAACTTTAGCCCAGCAGGAATACAAAGAAGGCTGGGTGACCGACATCGAGATGGAAACGGCGCCGCCGGGGCTCAACGAGGATATCATCCGGTTCATATCCGCCAAGAAGAAAGAGCCCGAGTTTCTGCTGGAATGGCGCCTGAAGGCCTACCGGCACTGGCTCACGATGAAGGAGCCCAACTGGCAGTACATGGCCTATCCGCCGGTAGACTACCAGGATATCGTCTACTACGCCGCGCCGAAGAACACGCCGCAGTACAACAGCCTCGACGAAGTGGATCCCGAACTGCTGGCGACCTACGACAAGCTCGGCATTCCGCTGGAAGAGCAGAAGGTGCTCGCGGGCGTGGCCGTGGACGCGGTCTTCGACAGCGTGTCGGTCCACACGACCTTCAAGGACAAGCTGGCCGAACTGGGCATCATCTTCTGTTCCTTTTCCGAGGCGGCGCAGGAACACCCCGACCTGGTGGAGAAGTACCTGGGCACCGTGGTGCCGTACCGCGACAACTATTTCGCGACGATGAACTCGGCCGTATTCAGCGACGGTTCCTTCTGCTACATCCCGCCCGGCGTCCGGTGTCCCATGGAACTCTCCACCTACTTCCGCATCAACACGGCCGGAACCGGCCAGTTCGAGCGCACCCTGATCATCGCAGACGAGGGTTCCTACGTGAGTTACCTGGAAGGCTGCACCGCGCCTATGCGGGACGAGAACCAGCTGCATGCGGCGGTCGTGGAACTGGTGGCCCTGAAAGACGCGCAGATAAAGTATTCCACGGTGCAGAACTGGTACCCTGGCGACGAACAGGGCAAGGGCGGCGTCTACAACTTCGTGACCAAGCGCGGGGCCTGCAAGGGGGATAACAGCAAGATCTCCTGGACCCAGGTGGAAACGGGATCGGCCATCACGTGGAAGTATCCCAGCGTGATCCTGCAGGGTGACCATTCCATCGGAGAGTTCTATTCCGTGGCGTTGACCCGCAACAAGCAGGTGGCCGACACGGGGACCAAGATGATCCACGTGGGGAAAAACTCGCGCAGCACCGTGGTTTCCAAGGGGATATCCGCGGGCAACGGCCAGAATGTCTACCGGGGAAGGATCCAGGTCCTGAAGAAGGCGGACGGGGCGCGGAACTACACCCAGTGCGACTCGATGCTGATCGGCGACCGCTGCGGCGCCCATACCTTTCCCTATATCGACGTGGGAAACAACTCGGCGAGCGTGGAACACGAAGCGTCGACCGCCCGGATCAGCGAGGACCAGCTCTTCTATTGCAAGACCCGAGGCATTTCCACCGAAGACGCCATTTCCATGATCATCAACGGGTTCTGCAA
- a CDS encoding Rrf2 family transcriptional regulator: protein MKVTAQEEYGLRCILQLARYHSRDPVTGRQIAESEGISLDYVSKLLMILRRAELVRSVRGIRGGYALAREPQRITLGEVMRALSSEDGVILTSPDAHMCDHFSGHLEACTHLNACAIRPVWTVLARYLSGVLDHITLMDLLQTEHQVLEVVEQVSQDTMREPAMGGTIQISR from the coding sequence ATGAAAGTGACCGCCCAGGAAGAATACGGACTGCGGTGTATCCTGCAGCTGGCGCGATACCATTCCCGCGACCCGGTCACGGGTCGGCAGATTGCCGAGTCGGAGGGCATTTCCCTGGACTACGTATCCAAGCTGCTGATGATCCTCAGACGGGCGGAACTCGTCCGAAGCGTGCGGGGGATCCGGGGCGGCTACGCGCTGGCCAGGGAACCGCAGCGCATAACGCTGGGCGAGGTCATGCGCGCCCTGAGTTCGGAAGACGGGGTCATACTTACGAGCCCGGACGCGCACATGTGCGATCATTTCTCCGGCCACCTGGAGGCCTGCACGCACCTGAACGCGTGCGCCATCCGTCCGGTCTGGACGGTCCTGGCCCGGTACCTGTCCGGCGTGCTCGACCACATCACCCTCATGGACCTGCTGCAGACGGAACACCAGGTCCTCGAGGTGGTGGAGCAGGTCTCCCAGGATACCATGCGGGAGCCGGCGATGGGCGGTACGATCCAGATAAGCCGTTAG
- a CDS encoding sialidase family protein: MSEKLDVRLLPGTQVVDAVTGQGYFPVITRLGGSNLLMAYRGGAAHMGLGGRLDVGRSPDGGLTWSGPVTVADSERDDRNPALGMAPDGTLVLAYHWQGSYDDEGAWKPEIGRADTRVVYSEDGGHTWVDDALIDYAPINGASPFGKIFTAGGVMHMLIYGGAPCCEPEEGTVRVGPATTPTYILRSKDNGRSWGDPTLVALGLNESDVAILPDGRWLFVARSEERAEQALHACVSEDGGYTWRMVGRVTDAKEHPSDLTLLPNGWLLLVFGRRHPPFGVEGLISRDGGTTWDERRLVLDDSLPGGDIGYPSTASLEGGRLVTAYYTAGTPDRQWEMFRAADVACKVLSYDASSLIHHWNKNA, translated from the coding sequence ATGTCCGAAAAACTCGATGTGCGCCTGCTCCCCGGTACCCAGGTCGTCGACGCGGTGACGGGACAAGGTTATTTCCCGGTCATAACCCGTCTGGGCGGCAGTAATCTGCTCATGGCCTACCGCGGCGGCGCCGCACACATGGGCCTGGGCGGGCGGCTGGACGTGGGGCGCTCCCCGGACGGAGGCTTGACCTGGTCCGGGCCTGTGACCGTGGCCGACAGCGAACGGGACGACCGGAACCCCGCGCTCGGCATGGCGCCGGACGGCACGCTCGTGCTGGCCTACCACTGGCAGGGCTCCTATGACGACGAAGGCGCCTGGAAACCGGAAATAGGCAGGGCCGATACCCGGGTGGTATACTCCGAAGACGGCGGCCATACCTGGGTGGACGACGCACTCATCGATTATGCCCCGATCAACGGCGCTTCACCCTTCGGCAAGATTTTCACGGCAGGCGGCGTCATGCACATGCTGATCTACGGCGGTGCGCCGTGTTGCGAGCCCGAGGAGGGCACGGTCCGGGTCGGCCCCGCGACGACGCCGACGTACATACTCCGGTCGAAAGACAACGGCCGTTCCTGGGGCGATCCGACCCTGGTGGCGCTGGGACTGAACGAATCGGACGTGGCCATCCTCCCCGACGGCCGCTGGCTGTTCGTCGCCCGATCCGAGGAACGCGCGGAGCAGGCGCTGCATGCCTGCGTGTCGGAAGACGGCGGGTACACCTGGCGCATGGTCGGCCGGGTCACGGACGCGAAGGAACACCCGTCGGACCTCACCCTGTTGCCCAACGGCTGGCTGCTGCTCGTCTTCGGGCGCCGGCATCCCCCCTTCGGTGTGGAGGGCCTTATCAGCCGGGACGGCGGGACGACCTGGGATGAGCGGCGCCTGGTGCTCGACGACTCCCTGCCCGGCGGCGACATCGGTTATCCCTCCACGGCCAGCCTGGAAGGCGGACGGCTGGTTACCGCCTACTACACGGCGGGGACACCGGACCGGCAATGGGAGATGTTCCGCGCCGCGGACGTCGCCTGCAAGGTGTTGTCCTACGACGCATCCAGCCTGATTCACCACTGGAACAAAAACGCGTAA